From the bacterium genome, the window TGGCGGCCCTGGTCCTCCTCGTGATCATGAATTTGAGGGGTGTTCGCGAATCCGTGACGGTGGTCGCGCCGATTTTTATCCTCTTTGTCGTCATGCATGTCTTCTTGATCCTCTACGCAATCGGCGGCCATCTCACCGCTCTGCCCGCGGTTTTCCAGGATGCCGCCTCCGATCTTCACGAATCGGTCTCGTCGTTGGGCTTCCTTCCGGTCCTTCTCGTGCTCCTCCGCGCCTATTCGATGGGCGGCGGCACCTACACCGGCATCGAGGCGGTCTCGAACGGAGTCGCGACCCTCCGCGAGCCGCGCGTTCAGACCGGCAAGAAGACGATGTTTCTGATGGCCGCTTCGCTCGCCTTCACGGCGGGAGGCATCCTGTTCGCCTATCTGTTGACCAACTCAACGCCGGCCGAGGGCAAGACCATGAATGCCGTGATGGTCGGAAATCTCTTCGGACATTGGACCTTGGGCGGTTTCGGCATCGGCAAGGCGCTGGTGATCGTCACCCTCATGTCGGAGGCGGCCCTCCTCTTCATGGCGGCTCAGACCGGCTTTCTGGACGGCCCGCGCGTTTTGGCCAACATGGCTCTCGACAACTGGGTTCCGCGCCATTTCGCCCAGCTCTCGGACCGCCTGGTGACCAAGAACGGCGTCTATCTGATGGGCGCGGCGGCGGCGGCGACCCTCCTTTACACGAAGGGTCACATCACCACGCTGGTCGTCATGTATTCCATCAACGTCTTCATCACCTTCGTCCTGAGCCAGTTGGGCATGGCCGTGCATTGGATCCAGGAGAGACGCATCGAGCTCAAATGGAAGAAACAGCTCGCGGTCAACGGCGTCGGTCTCGTGATGTGCCTATGCATCCTGGGCGTCACGCTCTATGAAAAATTCGCCGAAGGCGGGTGGATGACGGCGGTCATCACCTGCACGATCATCGCCCTCTGCTTCCTGATCCGGCGTCACTACCGGGCCGTGCGCGAAAACCTGAGGCGCCTGGACGACTTGTTGACGACGGTGCCGATCGTTCCACACGTCGATGGGGGCCATCGGGGGAGAGCAGGATCTCCCCCGATTCAAGCGAGCGACGGGCTTAGCCCGCGCGAGCGAATCGACAAGAACGCACCGACCGCGGCCGTGATGGTCGGGGGATTCTCGGGTTTCGGTCTCCACCAGATCATGTCGATCCAGATGCAGTTTCCTGACTATTTTCGGAATTTCATCTTCATCTCCGTGGGTGTCCTCGATTCGGGCACCTTCAAGGGGGCCGAGGGGGTGAAAAAGACGGAGGAGGAGACGAGGTCCCATCTGGAGCAATACGTCGCCTGGTGCCGTCAAAACGGCTGGGCTGCGGATTACCGGATGGCGGTCGACACAGAAACCGTCAACGCCCTGGAGAAACTCTGCCGTCAGGTCAAGGAGGAGTTTCCGCGGACAACCTTCTTCTCAGGAAAACTCATCTTCCAGAATGAGAAGTATTTTCAGCGCTTCCTCCACTATGAGACCGCGTTCTCGATCCAGCGCCGCCTCCAGTTCGCGGGGCTTCCCGTGATCGTCCTGCCGATCCGGGTGCTGGACGCCCCGGCCACAGCGACGAGCACCTGAAAAACGGATAAGTCATCGATTTAAAACGACTTTCTGCCCTTAACCCCTTTTTCATTCCGAAGGACCCCTTCTTAACAGGAAAGCGGCCGGGTGCGCCGTTATCCTTCGAGTAGATCGGAGGCGTTATGCGCAAACCATTCCTCATCGCAGTTCCGCTGCAGCTCCTGGGAGGCATCCATTCCGTCAAGGAGACCCTCTGCATCAACGAATGGACCCTGGCCCTTGCGCTATTTTCGGCCTTCTTCCTGGGCTGGGTCACGGTCAGGATCGCGGATCGGTATTTCAACTGATGGGACGGCTCCGACGCATTCTTCTGGGGCCGGCGAGAGACCTTCACGATCCCTCGCTGAGCCACAAACTTTCGCTGGCCGCCTTTTTGGCCTGGGTGGGCCTGGGCTGCGACGGCCTTTCTTCCTCGGCCTATGGACCGGAAGAGGCCTATAAGGCGCTGGGTCCGCACGGCCATTTAGCCATCATCCTGGTCGTCATGACCGCCACCACGATCTTCGTGATCTCAATCGCCTATTCCAACCTGATCCAGCACTTTCCCGGCGGCGGTGGCGGCTATCTGGTCGCGACAAAGCTATTGGGCGAAAAGGCCGGCGTTGTTTCGGGTTGCGCCCTGCTTGTCGACTACTTCCTGACCATCTCCGTTTCGATCGCTTCGGGCTGCGACGCCCTGTGGTCATTCTTGCCGGCCAGCTTCGGGCCCTACAAGCTCGCAGCCGAGGTCGCCGCGCTCATGGTTCTGGTCCTCATGAACCTGCGCGGGATCAAGGAATCGGTCATGACGATCGCGCCGGTCTTCCTGCTCTTCGTCGTCACCCACGTCTTCCTCATCCTCTACGCCGTGGGCAGCCATGCGACGGCCCTTCCTTCGCTCTTTCAGGGGGCCTCCGCCGATTTTCACGAATCGGTCAAGGCGTTCGGATTCCTCCCCATTGCCCTGATTTTATTGCGCGCCTACTCGATGGGCGGCGGTACCTATACCGGGATCGAGGCGGTTTCGAACGGAGTCGCGACCCTCCGCGAGCCCCGCGTCCAGACCGGAAAGAGGACGATGTTTCTCATGGCCACTTCGCTCGCCTTCACGGCGGGCGGCATCCTCTTTGCTTATCTCCTGACCAACTCGGTTCCCGTCGCGGGGAAAACGATGAACGCCGTCCTCGCCGGAAATCTCTTTGGGCATTGGACTCTGGACGGTTTCGGCATCGGCCATGCGCTGGTCATCGTGACCCTCGTTGCGGAAGCGGCCCTCCTTTTCATGGCGGCTCAGACCGGCTTCATCGACGGTCCCCGCGTTCTGGCCAACATGGCCTTGGATTCATGGGTGCCTCGGCATTTCGCCCAGTTCTCGGACCGGCTCGTCACCAAAAACGGCATCTATTTGATGGGGGCGGCCGCGATCGGAACCTTGATCTACACGCGCGGCAACATCACGATGCTGGTCGTCATGTACTCCATCAACGTCTTCATCACTTTTGTTCTGACGGAATTGGGCATGGCCGGCCATTGGATCGCGGAGAGGCTCAAAGAGCCGCGGTGGAAGAGCCAGCTGGCCATTCACGGCACCGGTCTCGTCATGTGCCTCTGCATCTTAAGCGTCACCTTGTACGAAAAGTTCGCCGAAGGAGGGTGGATGACCTCCCTCATCACCAGCGCCGTGATTGCCCTCTGTTTTCTGACCCGCCGGCATTATCAATCCGTCCGGAGCAGCCTGAAACGACTTGATGACCTGGCGATCATTCCCATCGCCGCCTTTCAACCGAACGAACAGCCGACGGCGGATCCACCGGAGATCGACAAAACGGCCCCGACGGCGGGGGTGATGGTCGGTGGATTCTCAGGTTTCGGGATCCACCAGCTTCTTTCGATCCAGACTCAATTCCCGCGTTACTTCAAGAATTTCATCTTTCTCTCCGTGGGAGTCCTCGACTCCGGGAGTTTCAAGGGGGCCGACGGCGTCCTGAAAACCGAGGAAGAAACCAGAAATCATCTGGAAAAATACGTGGAGTGGTGCCGCGAAAACGGATGGCCCGCCGAGTACCGGATGGCCGTTGATACGGAGGCGGTCGGCGCACTTGAGGGCCTTTGCCGGAAGGTCAAGGAGGAGTTTCCGAACGTCACTTTCTTTGCCGGCCGGCTCATCTTTAAAAACGAGAAATATTATCACCGCTTTTTGCACTATGAGACGGCCTTCTCCATCCAGCGCCGGCTTCAATTCGCGGGGCTTTCGGTGACCGTATTGCCAATCCGGGTCGTTTGAGAATAGGCTCTATCTCAACCGAAGCTCACCATGAAATCCTCGTACCGCTATCTACTTTCCGTTCTTTTGATCGCCGGCTGGACGGCGTTCGCCAAACTGGTCTTCCCCCGCATCGAGATCGCCAATTTGGTCATGACCTATCTTCTGGCCAATGTCCTGATCGCGGTGCGGTACGGCCAGGGGCCTTCGGTCGTTTCGGCCGTTTTGAGCGTGGCCTTGTTTGACTTCTTCTTCGTTCCCCCCTA encodes:
- a CDS encoding APC family permease, with protein sequence MGRLRRILLGPARDLNDPSLSHKISLAAFLAWVGLGCDGLSSSAYGPEEAFRALGAHSHLAILLVVMTAVTIFVISISYSTLIQYFPGGGGGYLVATKLLGEKAGVVSGCALLVDYFLTISVSVAAGCDALWSFFPAGWGEFKLMAEMAALVLLVIMNLRGVRESVTVVAPIFILFVVMHVFLILYAIGGHLTALPAVFQDAASDLHESVSSLGFLPVLLVLLRAYSMGGGTYTGIEAVSNGVATLREPRVQTGKKTMFLMAASLAFTAGGILFAYLLTNSTPAEGKTMNAVMVGNLFGHWTLGGFGIGKALVIVTLMSEAALLFMAAQTGFLDGPRVLANMALDNWVPRHFAQLSDRLVTKNGVYLMGAAAAATLLYTKGHITTLVVMYSINVFITFVLSQLGMAVHWIQERRIELKWKKQLAVNGVGLVMCLCILGVTLYEKFAEGGWMTAVITCTIIALCFLIRRHYRAVRENLRRLDDLLTTVPIVPHVDGGHRGRAGSPPIQASDGLSPRERIDKNAPTAAVMVGGFSGFGLHQIMSIQMQFPDYFRNFIFISVGVLDSGTFKGAEGVKKTEEETRSHLEQYVAWCRQNGWAADYRMAVDTETVNALEKLCRQVKEEFPRTTFFSGKLIFQNEKYFQRFLHYETAFSIQRRLQFAGLPVIVLPIRVLDAPATATST
- a CDS encoding APC family permease, with product MGRLRRILLGPARDLHDPSLSHKLSLAAFLAWVGLGCDGLSSSAYGPEEAYKALGPHGHLAIILVVMTATTIFVISIAYSNLIQHFPGGGGGYLVATKLLGEKAGVVSGCALLVDYFLTISVSIASGCDALWSFLPASFGPYKLAAEVAALMVLVLMNLRGIKESVMTIAPVFLLFVVTHVFLILYAVGSHATALPSLFQGASADFHESVKAFGFLPIALILLRAYSMGGGTYTGIEAVSNGVATLREPRVQTGKRTMFLMATSLAFTAGGILFAYLLTNSVPVAGKTMNAVLAGNLFGHWTLDGFGIGHALVIVTLVAEAALLFMAAQTGFIDGPRVLANMALDSWVPRHFAQFSDRLVTKNGIYLMGAAAIGTLIYTRGNITMLVVMYSINVFITFVLTELGMAGHWIAERLKEPRWKSQLAIHGTGLVMCLCILSVTLYEKFAEGGWMTSLITSAVIALCFLTRRHYQSVRSSLKRLDDLAIIPIAAFQPNEQPTADPPEIDKTAPTAGVMVGGFSGFGIHQLLSIQTQFPRYFKNFIFLSVGVLDSGSFKGADGVLKTEEETRNHLEKYVEWCRENGWPAEYRMAVDTEAVGALEGLCRKVKEEFPNVTFFAGRLIFKNEKYYHRFLHYETAFSIQRRLQFAGLSVTVLPIRVV